The Sabethes cyaneus chromosome 1, idSabCyanKW18_F2, whole genome shotgun sequence DNA segment tagccacccgtcagaatgtggagcgatacaaacagaagcagaggcagcaaacccgactcttcaaggagaagaagcgccaccaagaggagaaggagtgcgaagaactgctgtaccgctttcacgacacacggaagttctatcagagactcaacggatctcgcaaaggcttcgtgccgcgggccgaaatgtgcagagataaggaagaaggtatcttgactgacgaccgtgcggtgatcgaaaggtggaagcagcactacgatgaacacctgaatggcgtgcaggcggaagaccatgatagcggaggaagtgaccacattggtgcagcaagcgacaaAGATGTgccgataagggaagttaaagaagccatccagcggctgaagaacaacaaagaagcgggaaaggatggcattggaacggaacttattaaaatgggcccggacaagttggccgcctgtctgcatcaactgattgtcaagatttgggatacggaacgactaccggaggagtggaaagacggggttatctgccctatctacaagaaaggtgataagctggattgtgagaactaccgagccatcactatcctgaatgccgcctacaaagtgctgtcccaagtcctctttcatcgactatcgccaatagccaatagatttgtgggaagttaccaggccggcttcatggagggtcggtctacaacagaccaaatcttcaccctgcggcagatcctccagaagtgccgcgaattccgagtccccacgcaccacctgtttatcgatttcaaagccgcatatgatagagtAAACCGACAagggctatggaaaattttggacgaaaacggctatccgggtaagcttactagacttatcatggctacgatggatgggatccagtgctatgtgagaatctcgggtggattgtcggacccattcgaatctcgcaggggacttcgacaaggagatggtctttcctgcctgctattcaacattgcgcttgaaggtgttataaggcgagcggcgatcgaaatgcggggcacgattttcaataaatccagtcaattcatctgctttgctgacgacgtggatgctgtcggcagaacatttgaggcggtggaagatcagtacaccagactaaaacgcgaagcagagaagattggattgaagataaatacgtctaaaacgaagtatatgctggcgggcgggaccgagcgcgatatggctcgcttgggcagtaccgtggtaatcgacggggatgagttcgaggtagtcgacgagttcgtatacctttgctcgctggcaacagaggacaacaataccagccgtgatattaaaagacgtattatcagcggaagtcggggctactacggactccacaaacacttgcggtcgaacaatttgagcccccgtacaaagtgtacactgtacaaaacgctaattagaccggttgtcctctacgggcacgaaacgtggacactgctagaagggGCCTACGAGCacacggagttttcgaacggcgggtgctaagaaccatctttggcggagtgcaagagaacggtgtatgtaggcgaagaatgaacccaAAGCGCGcacgtctctacggcgaatcaaatattcagaaagtggttaaagctggacggatacgttgggcaggacatgttgctagaatgccggacaactatcctgcaaaaatggtttttgcatcaaatccggtaggaacaagttgaagaggggcacagcgagtgaggtggcaagaccagatggagcgagatctggcgagcactgggtgcccgcggaactggaaatcagttgccatggaccgaaacagatggagaaattatactgcgcaggccttgtaataagacgttaggccaattaagtaagtaagtaacatgaagaagatctgatttaccgaaattaaagatacattatccatcgttgaaaaaaaattagtgtacatttgaaaacggtccgtaatcggcgaagctttcctttgacgtcgaaacaggagcgttatacggccgtcatgtcaactttgcgaattcatctcttgattctaccaatcaactgtttgcaattcgtggctctccagttatttttgtacaccaaggaactcaaaatcccgaagataTCTTCGAttaggcgcactgagacagattttatgGGTTATGGTTTTTgtgtaaaaatgggatcgaatgggtattcaggaacgattgtgttttttggcgtaatgcgatgatgctctatccggccaaaacacgtattattcatctgcatgatgtttttgtagaaacgggatcaaaattttgttcagcATTCGGTGCATcgtaattgatagccaaaccagagggcttgttgttgaagaaacgagaaagagaacgatgtccttctgcgtccataattttggctgatcTTCCACTACATTGCTTCCTAATAGTTGTtcggcatcttaggatatggtaaacagtcgacgccgaaacatattcgctttttaaatgttgtaccgtaaactttttcctgAGATTTCTATGCAAATTCGTAGAGTGTTGTACACgctcgcggaatgcttcttgttttgacgccgttttaagcaaaacttggcaagcataaactaaacaaaaaatattaacagaaaGAGGTTAGAAAGAGCttacacatacacactctcatttcttcCTGAGTACGTTTGTTGTTGAATATAGGGgcatcgaaaaaattccaaaattttagttgtcactcgTTATAAGACGCTCTCCTGGTGGTACTCTACAGCCACGAcgtgtggacgttgaaagagagcgaccgacgagctcttggcgttttcgagcgtaagatcctgcgatcaattcttggcggtatATTAGACGGAGTGCTGCGCAGGCGCATGAAACATGAAATGTACCAAgagtacaaagatgcggatattgtgaagcgattaaaatatGGCAAGCTgcaatgggctgggcacgtagcaaggatgccggatgagagaccagtgaaaacaatatttagcagataaccccacagaggccgacgacttcgaggcagaccccgtacccattggataagcgctgttgacgaggatgctagaacagcgggtgttagggcgACTGAAGAGTGGCAGCCTAAGACcaagtaatgtggagacggttcctgaattcggcattgattcgataagcggattgttttttgtttttttttgttaaaaaactgacttttatgtCTGAAATTCTCGAAAAAAGTGTAGGTCAAGCAGAAAATAATTTAGTTTAGGAATTTTCCATCACGGGCAAGCTACCAAGCACCAATCGATGGTGctgcatttttcaatttttttacataatctGTTTCAAGGAGCCGGATAGCGTTTAGAAGTTACAGATTATAGGTTCCACACATTCAAAGCTTTgcctttgacatttacctacttttcaaaaattggtaaattttgcacccggacaatttcggaccggaaccggaacagagctaaaacggaccggaacgaaatcggacctaaaaaattcgttccgatttttcaccggaccggaacccggacttcaattttcgttccaatgtcgaacactagtcactacgccaaagatgttttggaatgttCTGATGCTAATGAAGTCcttattgtaccgaaggaggcaaattcacctaactgtccagagttacgtcCCATCGAGCGTTATTGGGCTTTgatgaagagagagctgtcccagcacaaacaacatgcaacaactatagataaatttcgaaaatcttggacaaacgcagctaaattggttgccaacaagtctgcactgaccctcatgtcaagggtaaactccaaagtttgccaatttttcatgcagaccaaattaacgatacacacataaatgatataaaattgtttcatggatttccctacgataaaactgaaccttgtcgtggtgtagggctttttaactaatcagtaaatgatagggttgccaagtctcaaaattacaaaaaccggccggtcggtcctgccttcaaaaactgcgggggggggggggggggggggggttgtcgTAGCTTATtgttagaggatttgcctggaatgcgTAATAATGTGCGTTATTGacatattatttgggtagtcgccGGAAACGAAACCACAACAAACAttaaatggattattgaagatcgCATAGCTAGTTTCAGAGTGACTAGTTGCTTCTGGTactggtggacaatttaattaCCGTCAGAAGCAaaatattgtcactgcaaaactggctattttCAATGATCTACtactcaggattgctaataaatttatcagaaaatttcacaaatccggcaaaaagtaccaatccggcttcatatgtcagaaaaccggccttttttgcaggattgaccggccactggctttgcaggtgaaaaaccggtcgggccggccaaaaaccggccacttggcaaccctagtaaatgaacagcggtcacgtttacttctgaatgtgggtatatatcaaaatacttttgtgatttcaagtgggactcggggtaaaaatttaccaaatgtgattgttgcgttgttcagaaagtgcttttattccgtttaagaataaggccagtatggggatctctgacaatagatgaagttttctgggattcatccctatttatagcaactgtcacaaatatctccgaaaaatgtcggattgattcagttggtcgggggcttagggttagtaaggggatgtaagcgggataccagatccgattggatgccgagggaccactctgtaatgattacgggtaatagcacttcttaggtagcagatgggaaaattaggtcaattcgtgtcgcgtgttcaagtttcggctaggcggtgctgctagatagagtaggatttttgcactggccccgtggctgtcctgagctctgatggctgcccgcgggctctgtctatgggaaggggtcgagtcttaaagagacgtttaagcccagagctttacagcactttggtctcggcgggcgagtctctatattttgaagcttctgtcgactaccgcgaacgtccagcttgtgctgcgctcaatttactttgtatcgtgggaatgcattgtgaatgctaaggggatgaaagattaaatttgccctgataagttgatccgagttgctccgaaatttgtcttatctattggttcatttgtggttgtttgtgttggaaaactaaaagcgggcgcgcgggaagaccagtgtcaggcggggctgacgaattctccacttctttACTATACCGcgtattgcaactcgagtggtacaaaaagtccaaagcacatttacaaattcgatctattatttttcttctcatcatcatcattatcatcatcatcgtcatcatcatcattatcatcatcatcgtcatcatcatcattatatttaaaatatgacattccggcctttggcagagagatcttagagtcagttcgtggagtccgcgcagggccgaaacgcctccgcctgcgggtataggcgtgacggctatgcttggggctctacctgtgttttagtgggcgccagtgcctgtctcgtcaggtagaactgatgtttgaggtctccctgacactttgttgacaacacaaaagggcccagcgcagagttttatacgctattaagcgaccagttggataacccgaaaaaaaaaggaaaaaaaaaaggaaaattgtttcatggattaaacttctagttTTTCTCCCTATAACTCTTATGTCACTCTACTCTAACAAATGTCATATTGTACCACCGCATTCACTCTAGCTAGGGTCAGCAATAGGGCCGCATGGGCAGTGATGGTACAACAGCAGCTAGAGCATGTAGTAGCCAGCAAAGGTGAAGTGCCTAGACACATCCTTCCTCCCGCAGTAATACCTAACGGTGGTTCTGGCAGCGGTACAGGAAGTCAAGAACAGGAAAGTTTGTAGTAGGTAGGCGTAAGTCGCAAGCATCTCGCGAATCCTATTCAACGCCGTATAAGGTGTTGTCTTTAGAAGATTTTCTTAAACGTGCGTTATACAAAAAGGTTCTACATACCCCACCTTCAAGCCGAAGTCAGGAAGGTGACGGGTAGCTTTAAGTGTTGCTAAGTTAGCAAATGCAAACTGGAAGCACCAAGGATGGCACCGTTGCCTGTGCAACGCGTAACTCCCAATCGTCGTCCCActgcttttcttttcttcggtCTTTTGAAGGCTACTGTCGGTCAGTGTGTAGAGAAGCGATGGAATGCATTGTTTACCTACATTGTCCCCGGAGAAATCTACTGAGAAGTAGCTTGTAGTTTGTCAAGTCAGATGTTTGGCGATTCGGCGGTGTGTGTGTCGGTGAAGAATGCCAACGGAGTTCTTTTCAGGCAATCGGACAAATTTTGTAGAGGCGAGTAAGGAGGTGATAAAGAACATCGGCATGAACTGCAGCGGAGTGCTCACGGATTAGAAAAATAAATGGGATTTTGACATTCCAGCGGCCCCCATAAGAGTGGGGCTTGAGAGCGGCTGGTTCGATCTGATAAGGAAGCATTATCGGCAATGAGAGTCGACGGGTGAAAACCGACGGACGAGGTATCCGTTTTTGCCGAAGCTGAAGTCGCGGTCAACTCGAGGCCGTTGGTACACATCCGCAGGATTTGGATACTGAAGAGCAGGGCTGTCCTACACTGAGTGcacctatttttcttttttaacgCTCTCTGCGCACTTACTAGTGTGAAgtgagagtgcgccgtaaatacttaagatagagcaatacttagttcagcaatcttatgtataataattgactctataaatgccccatacataacattttcgaattttgcttggcagaTGTGCTACagttaaataatcaaaataggtgcactgagtgcaggacagccctgctgAAGAGGCGTTGTCATCTAATCACTTCTTTCGCGGCACCCACCAGCTGGCGATGAATCGTATGATGTTTCAGCGAACGAAGCGGAAGCATTGAGGGACAGCTAGTGGTTCCAGTTGTTATGGCACATGCATTGGCAAAGGTGGCTCTGGCGGTGTTTGCCCTATATCAATAAGCGGACCAAGTAATAGGACAACCAAGAACCGATCGAGCCGGGTGCCGTGGTCTATCCTGCAGACCACGAGAATAGAAAGACGTAGATAGAAAGTCGACGGACGACTCAGGCAAGCGAACTATACGCAAACTACCATGGACCTAATATACAGGTGTTAGCGTAGCATTTTGACGCAAATGAAACCCTAATGCACCAGGATTAGTAAAGTTTCCTTAGCTATGATATCATCAACTACAGGACACACCGATGGCTGTTTCGTTGTGACAGTTTTATTTTCTGAGCCTGAGTTTTACTTCTGcggtatttttttaaatgaatctGCTAAAACTCAATACCTACTTGCTGCTGCTTATAAATGCACgtgtttttcagttttctcttacTGCAGTTCGCGTAAAAAAATGCGGTGATTATTATAAACTGTAGATATTTTGTGGCAGGTTTTGTTTCGTACTTATCAGTTAATCCAATCGCCTTTTTTCTGATTAAACAAAACAACTAGAACTTTATGCGAGTGCAACTATTCTGCTTAGTAGACGATGTTTGTGTTGATAAAGAAATTTTCCCACTGGTAAATAAGTAATAATTTTGAGTACGAATGGAATACCTATTCTAGAGCCAAATCGAGATAGGTAGATGTTCTCTGAGAACCCGAGTAAAATCGCCCTCTACACGCCCCTGTTGCTCAAGTCTTTTACTTTGTAAATACGTACCAACCAGTGCTCCGTGGTATAAGCTTCCTCTAGCACATCCAGCTCAAAGTCTTTGTTGCCTATCTCAGCTCCGCGTACGCGATCGTATCCCGGGGCTTTTCCACCTTCGGTGTAAACCTGCCCGAAGCGATAGTAGCACATTTTGTACATTAAACAGTTGAGTAACGTCGGCGAACCCTCTTTATCGATACGGAAATCGCCGCTGGAGGCGTAATAATCGGTTTCCTTGATGTGCGCACCACGATCGGTGCTGCCGCCAATGCGAACCATCCAAAGGAACTTGTTGATATCTAGACAAACGACAATAAGAACTTAGAAAATAACCTTTTTCGTCAAACCCAGCAGACATACCATCAGAAGAGTAACCCGTCAGCCCTCCGAAAATTACAAGCACATAATCCACGTCGAGCTCCTTCATTATTTCGTAAGCTTTGTCTTCGGTAGAGGCCATCGCTTGTCCCACACGGGAAATGTGAGTGTTATTCCACGTGTTGTTGTCCACCAGTATAGTCCGATTAGCCATCGCTGTTATTTGGTAGCCGTAATCCCACCAGGACATTACCCGTGCATCCTACAAGAAAAGTTTGACCGGTTTTCAGTGTGATTGTGACCTCTATGGTTTTGTACTCTGAATGGTGAACAAATTTGATCACCCAAAGAGTAGTTTATGAAGAATAACGATCAGCGATCAAAGTGCTATTGATCATGAAGACATTTGTGTGGTTATACTGTCTACCGAGATTGACGACAATTGCCAGAATCCGGGAATTAGCAAGGAACTCAACCGGAAACTGAGCCCGCCCATACTGGCATTAACAGCAAACCTGCCTTTCAAACTTAAACTATCGTTCATCATGCTGTTATCctttacgatttttttaaattggttttaaagtttgggtttttttttctcactcaCCTCCGGTGTGTTCATTTTCAGCCAATAGTACGCTTCACGGAAATCGTCGAAAATAATCCGACCGCCATCATGGGATCGCGCACTGAGCACAATACTCGGCGAACTGTACGCTTCCGAGGTAACCCAGGTGCAGTGGAACGTGTAGGTGATCAGTAGCAACGTAAGAACCATCACGAAAGCGATGGCAATTTCCCTCTTCATCGGTGACTGCTGTTCGTGCTTTTTGGCTTTCTTCGAATCGGAAGCTTTGCCACCAGCAGCGGTCCCGCTGCCACCTGAGTCCACATTTCGTATGTATTTCGTTAGCAAATGGGAGATGGCAATTCCCGACAGGACACACATGACCGGTGCTAGAACCAGCATTAGACGAACCATAACACCctgtcgaaataaaaaaaaaaaaaaaaaacaatttttattgattCCACAACCCCAGGCCACAACACTTACCGCAAAGTAGATCGAGGTAACGCCGTACAGAATAATGAAGATATTTGCATCGGAAAGTTTCGAGAAGCAAAAATACAGCCCGGCCGGAAACAGAAAGACAAGAATCTGCAGatcgaagtaaaacgacgaccAGGACGTCGGCTGATGTTCCGAAACGGATGCAATAATAGGAATGTGATTCTTAGCATAGGAGGGATCTAGCAGCGAGTAGAATCGTCCGGTCCAGGGCGATATTTTACCGGTCAGGGTTAGAATCAAACTTAATAGCGCAGTTATTGTAGCGATTGAAACAACCAGGGCGTTGAACAGTATATCAAAATGTTCCTTAGAAACGCGAGCACGAACGTAATCCACGAGGGCATGGAGCTGGCAGAGTCCAAAAACACCAAATGCCAGCATATGCTCGGA contains these protein-coding regions:
- the LOC128745735 gene encoding dolichyl-diphosphooligosaccharide--protein glycosyltransferase subunit STT3A, with product MEQVSKLRMNLEKQESLVKLGILTTAAILSFSTRLFSVLRFESVIHEFDPYFNYRTTKFLAEQGFYNFHNWFDERAWYPLGRIIGGTIYPGLMVTSATLYRIMWNLNITVDIRNVCVFLAPFFSSLTTIVTYLLTKEIYSTGAGLVAAAMISIVPGYISRSVAGSYDNEGIAIFCMLLTYYMWIKAVKTGGIFWSTLAALAYFYMVSSWGGYVFLINLIPLHVLALMATGRFTHRVYIAYSTLYTIGTILSMQISFVGFQPVQSSEHMLAFGVFGLCQLHALVDYVRARVSKEHFDILFNALVVSIATITALLSLILTLTGKISPWTGRFYSLLDPSYAKNHIPIIASVSEHQPTSWSSFYFDLQILVFLFPAGLYFCFSKLSDANIFIILYGVTSIYFAGVMVRLMLVLAPVMCVLSGIAISHLLTKYIRNVDSGGSGTAAGGKASDSKKAKKHEQQSPMKREIAIAFVMVLTLLLITYTFHCTWVTSEAYSSPSIVLSARSHDGGRIIFDDFREAYYWLKMNTPEDARVMSWWDYGYQITAMANRTILVDNNTWNNTHISRVGQAMASTEDKAYEIMKELDVDYVLVIFGGLTGYSSDDINKFLWMVRIGGSTDRGAHIKETDYYASSGDFRIDKEGSPTLLNCLMYKMCYYRFGQVYTEGGKAPGYDRVRGAEIGNKDFELDVLEEAYTTEHWLVRIYKVKDLSNRGV